One Besnoitia besnoiti strain Bb-Ger1 chromosome VIII, whole genome shotgun sequence DNA segment encodes these proteins:
- a CDS encoding hypothetical protein (encoded by transcript BESB_085590) — protein MSASKEEIQLRFIFPNHDGATVEASYAKSATVREVKSDVLLHRWPESSASPERVAKLRMFYGGRELKDAWQLRDCHFPQDVDYPPACHLFVVLRGSEKAGDSVAGKTSRCLCNIS, from the exons ATGAGTGCGTCTAAGGAAGAAATCCAGTTGCGTTTTATCTTTCCGAACCACGATGGAGCTACTGTGGAAGCTTCGTACGCG AAAAGCGCGACAGTGCGCGAGGTGAAGAGCGACGTGCTGCTGCATAGATGGCCGGAATCGTCAGCGTCTCCGGAGCGCGTGGCGAAGCTGCGCATGTTTTACGGGGGTCGCGAGTTGAAGGACGCTTGGCAGCTGCGAGACTGTCACTTCCCCCAAGACGTTGACTACCCGCCCGCCTGTCACCTTTTCGTCGTTCTCCGTGGCTCTGAGAAAGCCGGCGACAGCGTCGCCGGAAAAACGTCGCGGTGTCTCTGCAATATTTCTTGA